The genomic window TGTGCTTTCCCTGCAAGAGCAGGTTAAGACGGTTTCCATACCAACTCCTGTGGGCCTGCGTGCATATATTGATGTGAAGGAAATGGACAAGGGTTATGCGATGGTGACCAAGGTCAGTAATGACCATGAGTCCGATATTACCCGGGGACTTGAGTTTGTAGGCAATGCCCGTGAAGCAGAGTCAATTATAATTAATGCAGGTGAGGGTATAGGCACAGTAACACGTGGAGGCCTGCAGGTTAAAAAAGGACATCCTGCTATCAATCCCAAACCCCTGCAGCAAATAAAGATGGCCGTTTTTGAAGCTGTTGAACAACTGGGTCTTAAGGGTGCGGAAGTGGAAATATCCCTGCCCGCAGGAGAAGAAATAGCACGACAGACCTTAAATTCCACTATCGGCGTGGAGGAAGGTATTTCCATTCTGGGTACCACGGGGTTTGTAGAACCCTGGAATGATCATCTCGGGGAAATGAAAGGTGATTTGATTCGGTGTTCTGATAAAGTAGTCCTCACAACCGGCCGCATAGGTATTCGTTATTCCACAATGCTGTTTCCCGATTACACGGTTGTACTTGCAGGCAGCCGCATTTCCGAAGCACTCGAGGCTGCAACCGGTGATGTCATAATCTGTGGCCTGCCAGGGCTTATCATAAAATGGGGTGACCCGGATGTACTTGAGGGTACGGGTTTTGCTACGGTTGCCGAAATGGTGGAGATGGAACCTGAAGGACAGCACCTGCGCAGGGCCTTTGAAAAAACCGTGGAAAAGGCAAAGGGTGCCCGTGTTGTGATCGTTGAGCGTGACGGTACTGTGCTTATGGATAGCGGGGAAAAGAAATGATAGTTGTGGGTGTGGGAGTGGGGCCCGGAATGCTCACAGAACAGGGCATCGAGACAATCGAAACTGCAGCTGAGGTGTATGGTTCTCCCCGGTCCCTTCAGCTTGCTGGTTCTTATATAAAGGGAGAGGCAAAGAAGATAACGGATTACAGGAACCTGCACCTGCTGGGCGAAGATGCTGTAGTGCTTTCCACTGGAGATCCTATGTTTTCAGGCCTTGGCAAGTTTGCCGGAGAAGGGGACAGCATAATTCCGGGTATATCCTCTATGCAGGTTGCCTGTGCCAGGACTAAAACGAGTATGAACGGGCTGGCGGTGATAACGGCTCATGGCAGAGATCCCCATCCTGCAAGAGAGGCTTTTGTTGCTGAAATCAAACTGGGGAAGAATGTTCTCCTGCTTCCTGCAGATACTTTCGGGTCCTTGGAAGTTGCCAAAATCCTAGAAGAAATGGGAGTGCACGCCAGGATATACGTCTGTGAAAAACTGGGCTATCCTGAGGAAAGTATAATTGAAGGCACAGTTGCCAATCCCCCGGTGGCCCAATCGACTCTTTACTGCCTGCTGGTTGTCAGATAAGAATCCAGCAATTTTGCTTTATTTTTATTGTTTAAAAATTTTAACTAACTGGTAGGTCTTTGTTTCGAGTTGTAATCAAGTTTGGTTTACTAAGCAACAAGATATTTATACAATAAATTCTCTATGGAATCTATCAACTAATATGTTGTTTAGTTAAGTTTACTTGTAAAATGTTGCAATTAGGAGTGATATAATATGCATATATTCGAAGGATTTCTGCCCTCCCCCTGGTGGCAATTGTGGTTTGTATTCTCTATTCCGGTTATAATGTTCGGTATGTATCGCCTCAACAAATTAGTCTCTGAAAGACGTGATCTCCTGCCTTTACTTGCAGTAGCAGGCGCGTTCATATTCGTCCTGTCTTCCCTGAAATTACCCTCTGTAACGGGTAGTTCGTCCCACCCAACGGGAACGGGAATGGCCGCTATAATGTTTGGCCCGGCAGTCACAGCGGTACTGGGTGTAATCGTACTGTTGTACCAGGCTCTTTTCCTGGCGCATGGCGGATTGACAACCCTCGGGGCAAATGTGGCTTCAATGGGTATTATTGGTCCGCTAGCTGCATATTTGATCTATAAAGCAGGTATGAAGGCCAATATCAATTTCTATGTGGTGGTTTTCTTTGCGGCTACCTTTGCGGATTGGATTACCTATGTAGTAACATCCACCCAGCTTGCCCTGGCATTCCCGTCACAGGCTGGCGGATTTGTGGGATCTCTCCAGGCCTTTTTGGCGATATTTGCCACCACGCAGGTACCGCTGGCTATAATGGAAGGTGCTTTGACTGCATTGATATTCAAGTACATTATACAGGTCAAGAGCGATGCCCTTGTGGAATTGAAAGTAATCTCTCAGGAAACTGTTAACAAGATCAAGGGGGTTTCTGCATGAAGATCGGCAAAGGTGAGATCATATTCGCTGTGATTGCTTTATTCTTTGTGGCATCCTTTTTCTACGGGATGGCTGTAAACCCGGGTTCTGAGTTCGGGGGCGCAGACGGTGCTGCCGAGGGCGTTATCACTGATGTAACGGGTGGTTATGAGCCCTGGGTCGGTAACATGGGATTTGAACCTCCAGGTGGGGAAACTGAAAGTCTCCTGTTCGCACTGCAGGCAGCTATCGGTGCAGTTGTGATAGGATACTTCTTTGGTTACTATAAGGGTAAAGGTCGCTCTGACTGATCTCCCTTAAACCTCCTTTCCTTTTTTTTGACGACATATATTAATACCTAAAAATCAATTTTGCGCACTACAATTCACATACGGAAACTTTTATTATGACCAAGATGCTTGATGATTACGCACTGCTCAGCCCCCTGCGTTATACCAATAACTGGTTGAAAATAGGGGTTGTTGGTTTTGGGATTCTTATGGGTATATCTTCTGAATCCTGGCTTGTGCCTTTTTCTATAGCCATCTGTATGTCGCTGGCAACGCTTATTTTTGGGAGAGTCCCTCCGAAATTCTACCTGAAGCTCCTGATGGGGCCTGCAGCTTTTGTTGTGCTAAGTGTAATCATTATTGCCTTCTTTTTTGGCAGTGGTCCTGAACTTTTTGGTTTCGATGTGCTGGAATATCGTCTGGGTGTGAATACCGGTGGGCTGTCAATGGCTTTTCTGGTATTTTCCAGGACTCTGGGAGGAATGTGCTGCCTGTTCTTCCTGGCACTGACAACACCCATGGTGGAGCTTTTTTCGGTACTTAAAAAAACGGGATTGCCTGATTCTTTCATCGAACTGTCAATGATGATGTACAGGTACATCTTTGTGTTTCTGGATGTTGCCTGGTGTATCAAGCATGCCCAGACAGTAAGGCTGGGTTATCACGACCTAAGAACATCCCTGCATTCCATGGCCATGCTCTGTTCGACTCTTTTTTTGAGGTCCTGGGAGCAGGGAGAAAAAACATTTGTGGCAATGGATGCCCGCTGTTATGACGGGAAAATGATGATTTTTGAAGAAAAAAGACCGGTGAATTTTTCAGAAGTTGCATTGAGCCTGACTTACATGGTTGCAATCGTGGGGGTATGGTACGTTTCTAATAGTATGCTGGAGGCTAGTTTATGGTAATACTTGAAACACGTGGACTGAAATATTCCTATCCTGACGGGACCCATGCTGTCAAAGGTGTAGACATTAAGTTAAAGAAGGGCAAAAGAATTGCTTTTGTAGGAAAAAACGGCTCGGGCAAATCTACCTTATTTTTGTTACTTAACGGTACCCTCAAGCCTGCTGAAGGCAAGATATTTTATGATGGTAAAGAATTGGTTTACGATCAGGCTTCCCTGAGGGAAATAAGAAAAAATGTTGGTATTGTTTTCCAGAATTCCGATGATCAGGTGTTTGCACCCACCGTCTATCAGGATGTGGCTTTTGGGCCAGTCAATCTTGGCTACAGCAAGACTGAGATTGAAAAGAAGGTAAACGGGACCCTGGAGTATTTCGGCCTGAGTGGACTTAAGGATAAACCTCCGCATCATTTGAGTGGAGGTCAGAAAAAGAGGGTTGCGATTGCGGGAATCGTGGCTATGGATCCCCAGGCCATCATATTGGATGAACCACTTGCAAGCCTGGATCCGGTAGGCGCTGATGAACTTCTTGATGTACTGCACGAACTCAATCATATGGGTACCAGTCTGATCATTTCCACCCATGATGTTGATCTGGCCTACAGCTGGGCAGATTATGTTTTCTTCATGGTGGACGGGGAGGTTATCGGGGAAGGCACTCCGGATGAAGTATTCCAGGATGATGAACTGCTGCGACAGGCCAACCTGAAACGGCCGGTGACCTTTGATATATATAAGGAGATTGAAAGGCGCGGGCTTGCCCATGGAAACAGGCAGCCCAGGACCGTGCCGGAAATCGTGGATACTCTCAAACCCCCGGAATTAATGTGGGTGGAAGTGCCTCCGGAAACCCGGGAAGGCGACATATTGAATCTGGGTGTACTGCATGGTGAATATGCGCTGCACTGTCCTTATGAAGCGGTCAATGCCCGTGTTTTGCATATCCATGATGGAGGATGGGCGATTGTGGAGCTTACAAGGCATGGCATAAAAGCCGGTGGCATCCTGATCTACGATATGGATAGGTTCGATCCGGCTGGTTTTGATGGATTCCTGGAAAAAGAGAATATTGATATTGTGGGTGCCATGGGTAAAAAGAGCAAACTTATGGCTGAGAAAAACTCGTTATGTGTCGATATATCTACCGGAGTTATTGACCGCACCATCCTGATGGCATTATGCGGCAAAAGATGTATGATATTGACCAGTGGGGGTATGATCCCCCATTCGATGAAAAGGATCAATGAATATATTGACAGAAGTGGCATAGCCCTGAATGTCACGGTCCTGAATGGGAATTGACTTTCCAAAGCAATATCTTTTGTAGGAAGAAAGAAGATGTTGCATACGGGATGCATATGACCGTAGAAGGGGAGTTCAGTGGCAGGCAGCCTTTCTTCGAAGAGGAGGGGTTAGACCTTGAAGAGAAATGCAAGGATGTTCTTGTCAGGGATATAATGATAACTGATCCGGTCACCATAAAAGGTGAGGATCATGTAGAGAAAATCTTTGACCTGTTCAATAAAGAACATTTCCACACTTACCCGGTTGTAGATGAAAACGGTGATCTGCTGGGTATAATCGATCAGAATACAATTCTCCAATTATTACTTACAAGACGTGTATCGCGACTTGACCATACTCATCTTATGGCTGTCAGGTCTCTCAGCCAATCAGCCCGCGGGATCATGATACCCCATCCCGTAACCATAACTTCCGACATGACTCTGTGTGAAATAGCGGAAACAATGATAAAACACAAGGTAGAGCGGTTCTGTGTGGTTGATGAGAAAAAACTGGTGGGAATTGTATGTAAATCGGATGTCATTCAGGCAATTTACAGTTCAAGGAGTTGAATGATGGAGTTTCTGTTCCAGATCCTTGTCATTTTACTGGCGGCCAGGTTGTTGTCCGAGGTTTCCGAGAGAGTGGGTATGCCCGGTATTCTGGGGGAAATCCTTGCCGGATTGCTGCTTGGCCTGTTGATTGTGGAAGAAACCGAAGCAATTGCTTCTGTTGCGGAACTGGGAGCTATTTTCCTTCTGTTTACTGCAGGCTATAAGGAAGTGCATATTGAAGACCTGAAAGCTTCATCAAAAAAGGCCATTGTTGCAACTTTTTTCCAGATAGCTGCTGCCTTTGTTGCAGGTTTTGCACTGGGCAGGTTTTTTGAGTTTGGTTTTGTTGAAAGCCTCTTTCTGGCTGTGGCTTTCAGTCCTACCAGTATAGGAGTTGTGGTAAAAACACTGCTTGATATGGGTTACCTGTCCAGTAAACCCGGCTCCATGATGCTGACCTCGGCGATTTTCGATGACATTATAGGTATTTTCCTGTTATCCATAGTAGTTACTGTAGGGAAGTACAATGCATTCCCTACTGCCACTCAATTTATGCTCTTACTGGGAAAACTGGTGTTTTTCATTGGAATCATGGTGATACTGGGTTACCGGGTTTTCCCTTATATTTTCAATTACGTGCAGAAGATGCATTCAAAAGAATCCATATTCGCTGCGGTGGTCCTGATTGCCCTGTTTTCGGCATATTTTGCAGAGATAATGGAGCTTGATGCGGTCATTGGTGCTTTTATCGGGGGTGTGATGCTTTCCAATGTACCGGTTGCAAAAATAAACGATATACAGAGCAAGGTATCGGGTCTGGCTTATGGTATACTTGTGCCTATCTTTTTTGCTCATATAGGTATGGCTGTGGAACTGGAAGCCCTGAATACCCTGGGTTCTTTCACCATTCTGGTTGTGGTCCTGGCACTGCTGGGTAAACTCATAGGGGGCTTTGTGGGTGCCAAAGCTATTGGTTTTGATTCCTATGAAAGTTTCATATTTGGTTCAGGGGTCATGCCCAGGGCGGGTGTGGAACTTGTGGTGATCTCCATTGGCAGGGAAATGGGAATAATAGGAGACGAAATCTTTTCAGCCGTGGTTCTGATGGTGGCAGTTTCTATCATAATCTCACCTATTATACTCAAGTTTGCAATACAAAAGGACAAGCAAAAAGACACCTCTACCCCTGTGGGTTGAAAAATATTTGATATATGTGTCAAAGTTAAGCGGGGAGCTGGCAGGTTATGAAATTATCAGAGCAGGGTTGTATGCAATTGCCCGGGGATATCGCAGATTCTGAAGGGCTGGGAGGAGCTGAAGTTTCTGCCAAACTCCAAAAGGAAGGGTATAATGAGCTGGAAGAGACCGAAAAAACCACTCCCCTGAAGATCTTCATTGGCCAGCTGGGTAATGTTATTGTATGGGTGCTGGCTGCAGCGGCCCTGATTTCCCTGTATATCGATGAAGTGGTAAATTTCTGGGTGATTTTCGGACTTATTATTTTTGTAATCCTGCTGGGTTTTGTGCAGGAATACAGGGCTGAAAAGGCCATGGAATCCCTCAAGGGGATTGTGCGGCCAAAGACCACTGTTTTACGTGAAGGTACCCTGCGCCAGGTCGCTACACGGGAAATTGTTACAGGGGATATACTGGTACTGGAAGCCGGTGACAGTATACCTGCAGATGCCTGTGTTTTTGAATTGCAGGAACTTAAGGTGGATGAATCCGCATTGACCGGGGAAAGTTTGCCTGTGGAGAAAAACCTGCAAGAGCCTCTTTATGCAGCAACTCAGGTTGTCAGAGGTAAATGCAGGGCTGTGGTTATGGCCACGGGCATGGATACAGAACTGGGCTCGATCGCTTCCCTGATTCAGCCTGAAAAGGAGATAACTCCCCTGCAAAGGGAGATCTCGGCATTTTCCAAAAAACTGGCAGTCGTTGCCTTGCTGGCATCGGGGATGGCTCTTGGCCTGGGTATTTTTGCCGGCGCTCCTGTTGAGGAGATGCTGATTATTGCCCTGGCACTGGCTGTGGCCGCGGTGCCTGAAGGCCTTCCTCTGACCCTGACGATCACACTGGCCTACGGGATGCGCCGCATGGCTGCCAAAAACGCCATCATCCGCAAGATGCTTGCGGTAGAAACCCTGGGCTCGACCTCGGTGATATGTACGGATAAGACCGGGACACTGACCCGTAATGAGATGACGGTTGAGAAGATATGGACCATGGAAGGGTTGTTTGAGGTTACGGGTTCGGGTTATGGATCAGAGGGGGAATTTATGCTTGATGGAAAAAGTATCAACCCCCGGGATTCCACACTGGGATTGCTGTTGAAGGGGGCAACACTTTGCAACAATGCATCCCTGAACCAAAAAGAGCATTCAGAGGATGTGGTGGGAGATCCCACAGAGCTTGCCCTGCTGGCGGCTGCTTCAAAGGCAGGTATCCGCAAGGAGGAGCTTGCCGGTGATTATGAAAGGTTGCATGAGATCCTTTTTAACTCCGATAGAAAAATGATGACGACAGTGCACCGGCAAAACCAGGGATCGATTTCCTTTACCAAGGGGGCTGTGGAGGTTGTGCTTGAGCGCTGTGGTCATATCCTTAAAGATAATGAGCGGGTGCAACTTGACCAGAACACCAGGAATACCATTCTGGAGGAAAACAGCAGGCTTGCGTCCGGGGCCTACAGGGTGATTGCAATTGCCCGCAAGGATGCTGGGGAGAAGTGGGACGAAACTGATCTGGAGGAAGGTATGACCTTCCTGGGTCTGATGGCAATGACCGATCCTATAAGGGAAGGTGTTACCGATGCTATCGGTTTGTGTCACCAGGCGGGTATCAAAGTGGTGATGATTACCGGGGATAATGTAAAAACTGCACTGGCCATCTCTGGCAAACTGGGAATTCCTGTAGAACAGCCAGATAATATTTCAGACCCCGATGGTATACTGGCTGACGGGGCGATTACGGGGGATGAGCTGGCCGGTTTGAGTGATGAAACCTTTGCAGAGATTGCGGATCATATTCATGTGTATGCCAGGGTTATGCCGGAGCAGAAATTGAGGATTGTTAAAGCCCTGCAGGCAGAGGGGCATGTAGTTGCCATGACCGGGGACGGGGTCAATGACGCGCCCGCGCTTAAAAAGGCCGATATTGGTGTGTCAATGGGGCTTAAGGGTACGGATGTGGCCCGCCAGTCCAGTGACATGGTGCTGCAGGATGATAATTTTGCTACTATTGTGGAGGCTATCAAACGGGGTCGAACCATTTATGACAATATTGAGAAATTTACAAGTTATCTGGTCTCACGCAATTTCAATGAGATAATACTGATAATGCTGGGTATCTCCCTGCTGGGTTATGAACTGGTTCCCCTGCTTGCACTGCAGATCCTGTTTATCAATATGTTCGGGGAGAT from Methanohalophilus halophilus includes these protein-coding regions:
- a CDS encoding cobalt-precorrin-5B (C(1))-methyltransferase codes for the protein MIDPVNKSKIPEEWLEKAAMPREELVEGIKNGRLVVLSDGSVLKRGYTTGTTAAAAAKAAVLSLQEQVKTVSIPTPVGLRAYIDVKEMDKGYAMVTKVSNDHESDITRGLEFVGNAREAESIIINAGEGIGTVTRGGLQVKKGHPAINPKPLQQIKMAVFEAVEQLGLKGAEVEISLPAGEEIARQTLNSTIGVEEGISILGTTGFVEPWNDHLGEMKGDLIRCSDKVVLTTGRIGIRYSTMLFPDYTVVLAGSRISEALEAATGDVIICGLPGLIIKWGDPDVLEGTGFATVAEMVEMEPEGQHLRRAFEKTVEKAKGARVVIVERDGTVLMDSGEKK
- a CDS encoding cobalt-precorrin-7 (C(5))-methyltransferase, with the translated sequence MIVVGVGVGPGMLTEQGIETIETAAEVYGSPRSLQLAGSYIKGEAKKITDYRNLHLLGEDAVVLSTGDPMFSGLGKFAGEGDSIIPGISSMQVACARTKTSMNGLAVITAHGRDPHPAREAFVAEIKLGKNVLLLPADTFGSLEVAKILEEMGVHARIYVCEKLGYPEESIIEGTVANPPVAQSTLYCLLVVR
- a CDS encoding energy-coupling factor ABC transporter permease gives rise to the protein MHIFEGFLPSPWWQLWFVFSIPVIMFGMYRLNKLVSERRDLLPLLAVAGAFIFVLSSLKLPSVTGSSSHPTGTGMAAIMFGPAVTAVLGVIVLLYQALFLAHGGLTTLGANVASMGIIGPLAAYLIYKAGMKANINFYVVVFFAATFADWITYVVTSTQLALAFPSQAGGFVGSLQAFLAIFATTQVPLAIMEGALTALIFKYIIQVKSDALVELKVISQETVNKIKGVSA
- a CDS encoding energy-coupling factor ABC transporter substrate-binding protein; this encodes MKIGKGEIIFAVIALFFVASFFYGMAVNPGSEFGGADGAAEGVITDVTGGYEPWVGNMGFEPPGGETESLLFALQAAIGAVVIGYFFGYYKGKGRSD
- the cbiQ gene encoding cobalt ECF transporter T component CbiQ; this encodes MTKMLDDYALLSPLRYTNNWLKIGVVGFGILMGISSESWLVPFSIAICMSLATLIFGRVPPKFYLKLLMGPAAFVVLSVIIIAFFFGSGPELFGFDVLEYRLGVNTGGLSMAFLVFSRTLGGMCCLFFLALTTPMVELFSVLKKTGLPDSFIELSMMMYRYIFVFLDVAWCIKHAQTVRLGYHDLRTSLHSMAMLCSTLFLRSWEQGEKTFVAMDARCYDGKMMIFEEKRPVNFSEVALSLTYMVAIVGVWYVSNSMLEASLW
- a CDS encoding energy-coupling factor ABC transporter ATP-binding protein, with product MVILETRGLKYSYPDGTHAVKGVDIKLKKGKRIAFVGKNGSGKSTLFLLLNGTLKPAEGKIFYDGKELVYDQASLREIRKNVGIVFQNSDDQVFAPTVYQDVAFGPVNLGYSKTEIEKKVNGTLEYFGLSGLKDKPPHHLSGGQKKRVAIAGIVAMDPQAIILDEPLASLDPVGADELLDVLHELNHMGTSLIISTHDVDLAYSWADYVFFMVDGEVIGEGTPDEVFQDDELLRQANLKRPVTFDIYKEIERRGLAHGNRQPRTVPEIVDTLKPPELMWVEVPPETREGDILNLGVLHGEYALHCPYEAVNARVLHIHDGGWAIVELTRHGIKAGGILIYDMDRFDPAGFDGFLEKENIDIVGAMGKKSKLMAEKNSLCVDISTGVIDRTILMALCGKRCMILTSGGMIPHSMKRINEYIDRSGIALNVTVLNGN
- a CDS encoding CBS domain-containing protein, which codes for MTVEGEFSGRQPFFEEEGLDLEEKCKDVLVRDIMITDPVTIKGEDHVEKIFDLFNKEHFHTYPVVDENGDLLGIIDQNTILQLLLTRRVSRLDHTHLMAVRSLSQSARGIMIPHPVTITSDMTLCEIAETMIKHKVERFCVVDEKKLVGIVCKSDVIQAIYSSRS
- a CDS encoding cation:proton antiporter, which translates into the protein MMEFLFQILVILLAARLLSEVSERVGMPGILGEILAGLLLGLLIVEETEAIASVAELGAIFLLFTAGYKEVHIEDLKASSKKAIVATFFQIAAAFVAGFALGRFFEFGFVESLFLAVAFSPTSIGVVVKTLLDMGYLSSKPGSMMLTSAIFDDIIGIFLLSIVVTVGKYNAFPTATQFMLLLGKLVFFIGIMVILGYRVFPYIFNYVQKMHSKESIFAAVVLIALFSAYFAEIMELDAVIGAFIGGVMLSNVPVAKINDIQSKVSGLAYGILVPIFFAHIGMAVELEALNTLGSFTILVVVLALLGKLIGGFVGAKAIGFDSYESFIFGSGVMPRAGVELVVISIGREMGIIGDEIFSAVVLMVAVSIIISPIILKFAIQKDKQKDTSTPVG
- a CDS encoding cation-translocating P-type ATPase yields the protein MKLSEQGCMQLPGDIADSEGLGGAEVSAKLQKEGYNELEETEKTTPLKIFIGQLGNVIVWVLAAAALISLYIDEVVNFWVIFGLIIFVILLGFVQEYRAEKAMESLKGIVRPKTTVLREGTLRQVATREIVTGDILVLEAGDSIPADACVFELQELKVDESALTGESLPVEKNLQEPLYAATQVVRGKCRAVVMATGMDTELGSIASLIQPEKEITPLQREISAFSKKLAVVALLASGMALGLGIFAGAPVEEMLIIALALAVAAVPEGLPLTLTITLAYGMRRMAAKNAIIRKMLAVETLGSTSVICTDKTGTLTRNEMTVEKIWTMEGLFEVTGSGYGSEGEFMLDGKSINPRDSTLGLLLKGATLCNNASLNQKEHSEDVVGDPTELALLAAASKAGIRKEELAGDYERLHEILFNSDRKMMTTVHRQNQGSISFTKGAVEVVLERCGHILKDNERVQLDQNTRNTILEENSRLASGAYRVIAIARKDAGEKWDETDLEEGMTFLGLMAMTDPIREGVTDAIGLCHQAGIKVVMITGDNVKTALAISGKLGIPVEQPDNISDPDGILADGAITGDELAGLSDETFAEIADHIHVYARVMPEQKLRIVKALQAEGHVVAMTGDGVNDAPALKKADIGVSMGLKGTDVARQSSDMVLQDDNFATIVEAIKRGRTIYDNIEKFTSYLVSRNFNEIILIMLGISLLGYELVPLLALQILFINMFGEIMPSIALGLDPAREEVMHRRPRPVGEGILAGRKLVLVGSVAGVMGLACFTSFLLADPIADLERARTIAFATVVSMILFVPFAFRSLEVSVLQTGFRNKLIVAGVLSTLLLTLVVMYVPFLAAVFDLQPLGLRDWLLPLGFAAVTLGFVEIVKGLLFRKNYR